Part of the Armatimonadota bacterium genome is shown below.
CCACGATCTTGCGGTTCAATTCGCCCAGCACCGGCATCTTCAGCTTGAAGCGGTCGTAGCGCGCCCGTCCCGTGGGGGTCTGCAGGTAGCGACGCAGCGCGTAGATCACCACGGCGGCAACCGCAAAGATCACGTACCAGTACGATCGGAGCGCCACGCTGAATGCCATCGCTATCTGGGTGGGTAGCGGGAGCTGTCCAGACCCGCCCAGCTCCTTGAACATGTTCTCGAACTGGGGCAGGATCACGATCGTCATGAAGAACAGGCCGCCCAGCGACGCCGCGGTCAGCAGCACGGGATAGACCATCGCCGACTTGATCTTGGAGCGCAGCGCCTGCTCCTTCTCCAGATAGACGGCGACGCGGTTGAGAACCTCGTCGAGCACGCCACCGGTCTCGCCTGCCTTCACCATGTTGACGTAGAGCGAGGAGAACGCCTTGGGGTGCCGCCCCATCGCGTCCGAGAGCGGCCGGCCGGCCTCCACGTCCGAGCGCACCTCGGCGACGATCGCCCGAAGGCGCTTGTTGCCGGATTGCTGCTCCAGGATCGTGAGCGTCCTCACCAGCGACAGACCCGCGTTCACCATGGTCGCGAACTGCCGGCTGAAGATCGCCAGGTCCTTCAACCCTATGCCGAAGAGTCCCTGCAGCGACTCGAAGATGTCGGCGCGCTCGACCGTCCGCTCGAGGTGCGTGATGAAGAAGCCCATGTCGCGGAGCCGGTCCACGACCATGGCGTCACTGTCGGCCTCGATGACGCCCGAGATCAGGCGCCCGGTGTTGTCCTTGGCGCTGTACCGGAACACTGCCATGGCGGCGCCTACCCCCTCGTGTTGCGGCCGGCGTGTTCGACGTCGCCGCCGCCCTCTCTGATCATCTTGCGCAGCTCCTCACTGTGGATGGCCCGGCTGAGCGCGTCCTCCATCGTGATCATCTTGCGCAGGCACAGGTCTCGGAGCGATTGGTCCATCGTCTGCATCCCGTACTGCCCGCCGGTCTGGATCGCCGTCTCGATCTGGTGCGTCTTGGACTCCCGTACCAGGTTGCGGATCGCCGGCGTGGCCAGCATGATCTCCACGGCCGGGATACGCCCGATCTCGTCCAGGGTGGGCCAGCTCTGCCCGCCGGCGCCGCCCAACCGCGGCCTCCCCGCCGCCGGCCGAGCGTCTACCCGCCCCTTGTACCGCGCGTTGGGGAGCAGTTGCTGCGAGATCACCGACTCGAGCACCATCGAGATCTGAATGCGGATCTGCTGCTGCTGGTAGGGCGGGAAGACGTCAATGATCCGGTCTATGGACTGTGCGGCGTTGGCCGTGTGCAGCGTGGCAAAGACCAGGTGGCCGGTCTCGGCGATCGTCAAGGCCGCAGAGATCGTCTCCAGGTCGCGCATCTCACCGATCAGCACCACGTTTGGATCCTCGCGCAGCACGGCGCGCAGCGCCGCCGGGAACGACTGCGTGTCGAACCCCAGCTCTCGCTGGTTGACGATGCTCTTCCTGTGCTGGTGGAGGTACTCGATCGGGTCCTCCACGGTCACGATGTGGGCGCTGCGCTCGCTGTTGATGAAGTCAATCATCGAGGCCAGCGTCGTGGACTTGCCGTGGCCGGTGGGACCGGTTACCAGCACCAGCCCGCGGGGCTTTCGGGTCAGCTCCTTCAGGGCCGGCGGGAGGTTCAGGACCTCCACCGTCGGGATCGTCATCGGAATCACGCGGATGGCGATTCCCACCGCGCCCCGCTGCCGGTAGATGTTGACCCGGAAGCGGCCCAGCCCGGGCACGCCGTAGGACAGGTCGAGTTCCCAGAACTTCTCGAACTTCTGCTTCTGGAAGGTGTTGAGCATGCTGTAGCCGAGCTGGAATGTGTCCTCGGCGGAGAGGATCTCGTGGTGCTCCATCGGCGCCAGCCGGCCCCACAGGCGCATCGTGGGCTTGATCCCGGAGGTCAGGTGCAGGTCCGACGCCTGGGCTGTAACAACCTCGCGCAGCAGATCCTCGATGTGCATGACAGCCCCCTATTCGACGAACACGACGCGGAGCAGTTCCTCCAGCGAGGTCAATCCGGCCAGCACCTTGGCCACGCCGTCCCCGTGCAGCGTGCGCATCCCCGCGGAAACCGCAGCGTGCTTGAGGACGTCCGCGGAGGCCTCCTTCACGACCAGCGCGCGGATCGCGTCGTCCATCATCATGATCTCGAAAAGACCGATGCGCCCCTTGTACCCGATGTGGTTACACCGGTCGCAGCCCTTTGCCCGGTAGACGACAGGCGGGGGATCGTCCGGGCCTGCCAGACCGTAGCGCACCGACACCTCCGCCGGGGGCGTGTACGCCTCGCGGCAGTGCTGGCAGAGCAGCCGCACCAGGCGCTGCGCGACCACGCCGATGACCGAAGAGGCCACCAGGAACGGCTCCACGCCCATGTCCGCCAGCCGGGCAACGGCCCCGGGCGCGTCGTTGGTGTGCAGCGTCGAGAGGACCAGGTGGCCGGTCAGCGCGGCGTTGATCGCAATCCGCGCGGTTTCCTCGTCGCGGATCTCGCCGACCATTATGATGTCGGGGTCCTGCCGCAGGAAAGAACGCAGGCCCGTGGCAAAGGTTAGGCCGGCCTTGGGGTTGATCTGGACCTGGCTGATGCCGGGGAGCTGGTACTCAACCGGGTCCTCGACGGTGATGATGTTGACGTCAATCTTGTTGAGCCGGTTGAGGATCGCGTACAGACTTGTCGTCTTGCCGCTGCCGGTCGGGCCGGTGATCAGGATGATCCCGTAGGGCTTGACGATCAGCGACTCGAACCGCGGCAGGTCCGGACCCAGCAGGCCGAGCTTCTCCACGCCAACCAGCGCCGCCCGCTTGTCCAGGATCCGCATTACCACCTTCTCGCCATGCACGGTAGGAATGCTGGAGACGCGCAGGTCAATCTCGCGGTTGTCCACGCGCAGTTCGATGCGGCCGTCCTGCGGGGCACGCCGCTCGGCGATGTTCATGTTGGCCATGATCTTCACGCGGCTGGTGGCCGCGGCCTGCACGTGCTTGGGCGCGGTCATGACGCTGTAGAGCGTGCCATCAATACGGTAGCGAATGCGGAGCTGCTTCTCCTGCGGCTCCACGTGGACGTCGCTGGCGCCCTGGCGGACCGCCTGGACCAGCATCAGGTTCACCAGGCGAACGACCGGCGCGTCCTCGACGATCTCGCGCAGCTTGTCTAGCCCGGGTTCCTCCTCGCCCACGTCCGAGGGGCGGATCTCCTGGATGACCTGATCCAGGGTGCCCTCGAGCGCCGGGTACTGGTTGACGGCGTGCTGGAACCCTTCGGGCGTAATCGCGGCAGGGATCAGGTCGCGGTCCACCACGCGCCGGATGTCGTCGAGGGCCACCACGTCCAGCGGGTCCACCATCCCCACGATAAGCGCGTTTCCCTCGATGCGCAGCGGGATGACCTGGTAGCGCCGGATCAAGGCCTCGGGGAGGGCCGTGAGCACCTCCTCGGGAATCCCAACCGCCTGCACGCTGACGAACTCGATCCCTATCTGGCCGGCCACGGCCTTGGAGATGGCCTCCTGGGTCGTCAGCCCGCGGCTGACGAGCACCTTGCCGAGTCGGTCGCCGCTCGCGTTCTGGGCCGCCAGCGCCTGTTCAAGCTGGGCGCTGGTGATGAGCCCGGCTTCGACCAGGATCTCACCCAGACGGACCCGGCGGCGGGCCGCGGGGCTCCTAGAGGGCCTCATGCCTCTCCATCAGCATGACGATGTGCGCCTTGTGTACCATCACGACGCCGGTCTCGTAGAGCAGCCGGTCGTCGAGGGAGTAGACCCGCGCAGAGGTGATCGCAAGGAAATCCTTGGCCTGATTGAGCCGGTCGGAGAGCCGGGCGCTCGACGGCAGGTGCAACTCGCCCTCAATCCGCTGCGACGGTGTGAAGATCACTACCTGTTCGCGGTCCAGTTCCACCTTCATCGGGCAGCTCCCCTTCCCTCCACGGCCAGCTCGGCTGACCGGGGACGCTCTACCAACCGCTGGATGCCCTTCAGACTCAGGCCCCGCTCGACCATCGCCTTCACCCACCGGATGCGCTCCACGTCCTCTTCGCTGTAGAGCCGGTGTCCTCCCCCTGTGCGGGCCGGGGCGAACAGGTTGTACTGGTCCTCCCACGCGCGGATGCGCCTGGGGTTGACGCCCGTCAGGTGCGCCACCGTCCGTATCGGGTAGATGGGCGCGCACTTGTCCACGATCATCGGCTTCTTCCTCCGCTTCCGCCGTTCCCACCCACGCGCGGCGCTGCGACCGCGTCGCGCTGCGGCCGGAACCCGTGGTCGCGCAGGAACGAGTAGATCTCCTGGAGCTTCGAGAACCCCTGGTAGTCGGGCCGGTATTCCTGCTCCATCTTGTAGTCCAGTTCCACGAGCTTGTTCAGCGTCACGAAGAACGCGTACTGAACGATGTTGGAGGCCGCCTCGGGCGCGTCGCGATTCTTGTCCACGAACAGGTTCAGGATGTCCACCTTGGGCAGATCCCTGGTGTCGAAACCCTCGGCCTTGGCCCGGGACTCGATGAGTTGCCGCAGGTCGGAGGTGGCCTTCCAGTCCTTGGCCAGCACCATGGCGACGTCCAGGTCGTACTCCAGGTCGCCGCTGCCCATGCTGTGGTGCATGGTGGGCCGGTTGAACGGGTTGAAGATCTCCGTCTCCTCGGCCGGCCGCTCGTCCAGGCGGCAGCCCTCCTTGTCCAGGGGCGAGATCGCGAAGACCGGACAGTTGAGTTCAAGACTGAGCTCGGCGAGCGCCGTGGAGACCATGTCTGTCCTGGCCTTCCAGTCGTCCACGTAGGCGGAGAGCGGGATCTTCTGGAGGTAGTCGAAGAACAGCACGACGTCCTGCGTCTGGAACTCCTGCATCAGGTTGTGGGCGTGGGCCCGGATGCGGTCCAGCGTCTCCTTGCGACCGGCCTCAACCAGGTAGAGATACGGCGAGTACCGGCCCAGCGGGCCCCGGGCCGCGGCCACCTTGTCGGATACGGACTCGCCGTCCCCGTTGCTCCCCATCAGGACCGTGGTGGGGTTGATGCCCACCTCCTTGGCAATCAGCCGGGCGGCCAGCACGCGGCGGGTCTGCTCCCAGGTGTAGAACAAGACCGGCACCT
Proteins encoded:
- the gspE gene encoding type II secretion system protein GspE, producing the protein MRPSRSPAARRRVRLGEILVEAGLITSAQLEQALAAQNASGDRLGKVLVSRGLTTQEAISKAVAGQIGIEFVSVQAVGIPEEVLTALPEALIRRYQVIPLRIEGNALIVGMVDPLDVVALDDIRRVVDRDLIPAAITPEGFQHAVNQYPALEGTLDQVIQEIRPSDVGEEEPGLDKLREIVEDAPVVRLVNLMLVQAVRQGASDVHVEPQEKQLRIRYRIDGTLYSVMTAPKHVQAAATSRVKIMANMNIAERRAPQDGRIELRVDNREIDLRVSSIPTVHGEKVVMRILDKRAALVGVEKLGLLGPDLPRFESLIVKPYGIILITGPTGSGKTTSLYAILNRLNKIDVNIITVEDPVEYQLPGISQVQINPKAGLTFATGLRSFLRQDPDIIMVGEIRDEETARIAINAALTGHLVLSTLHTNDAPGAVARLADMGVEPFLVASSVIGVVAQRLVRLLCQHCREAYTPPAEVSVRYGLAGPDDPPPVVYRAKGCDRCNHIGYKGRIGLFEIMMMDDAIRALVVKEASADVLKHAAVSAGMRTLHGDGVAKVLAGLTSLEELLRVVFVE
- a CDS encoding MerR family transcriptional regulator; its protein translation is MIVDKCAPIYPIRTVAHLTGVNPRRIRAWEDQYNLFAPARTGGGHRLYSEEDVERIRWVKAMVERGLSLKGIQRLVERPRSAELAVEGRGAAR
- a CDS encoding type II secretion system F family protein; this translates as MAVFRYSAKDNTGRLISGVIEADSDAMVVDRLRDMGFFITHLERTVERADIFESLQGLFGIGLKDLAIFSRQFATMVNAGLSLVRTLTILEQQSGNKRLRAIVAEVRSDVEAGRPLSDAMGRHPKAFSSLYVNMVKAGETGGVLDEVLNRVAVYLEKEQALRSKIKSAMVYPVLLTAASLGGLFFMTIVILPQFENMFKELGGSGQLPLPTQIAMAFSVALRSYWYVIFAVAAVVIYALRRYLQTPTGRARYDRFKLKMPVLGELNRKIVVARFTRTLGTLIASGVPIMQSLEVVSKAIDNTVIGNAIDAVRTSIREGQTIAIPLQFSGVFPPMVVQMAKVGEETGALEQMLEKVADFYDVEIEAMVAGLTSMLEPILIIFMGVVVGAMVISLYMPIFQLATGVR
- a CDS encoding type IV pilus twitching motility protein PilT, giving the protein MHIEDLLREVVTAQASDLHLTSGIKPTMRLWGRLAPMEHHEILSAEDTFQLGYSMLNTFQKQKFEKFWELDLSYGVPGLGRFRVNIYRQRGAVGIAIRVIPMTIPTVEVLNLPPALKELTRKPRGLVLVTGPTGHGKSTTLASMIDFINSERSAHIVTVEDPIEYLHQHRKSIVNQRELGFDTQSFPAALRAVLREDPNVVLIGEMRDLETISAALTIAETGHLVFATLHTANAAQSIDRIIDVFPPYQQQQIRIQISMVLESVISQQLLPNARYKGRVDARPAAGRPRLGGAGGQSWPTLDEIGRIPAVEIMLATPAIRNLVRESKTHQIETAIQTGGQYGMQTMDQSLRDLCLRKMITMEDALSRAIHSEELRKMIREGGGDVEHAGRNTRG